The DNA region GGACAGCCGCGCCCGTTCATGGCGATGGGCATGCACCGCGCAAGCCCCGACACATTGATGAACCTGCGCCGTCAGCGGCGCCAGGGGTTTCCAATGGCCCGGTACTTTGGCGACTGGCGACCACTCAGGCACCACCGGGACGGGAGGTGGCCCGAGTTTTTCAAACTCGACGCTGCCGTAGACAATCTTGCCGTCGACGATGGTCAGTACCGATTCGATCCATTTGACCGCTTCATCCTCGATGTGGAAATAGTCCGCCGACAGCGCAATCAAGTCGGCCAGTTGCCCGACCTTGATCTGGCCTTTTTTGCCTTGTTCGGAGGAAAACCAGGCGCTGCCGTGGGTAAAGAGTTCCAGCGCGGTATCGCGGCTCAAGCCTTGCGGGTACAGCGCCAGACCACCGACGGTGCGACCGCTGATCAGCCAGTACAGCGAAGTCCAGGGGTTGTAGCTGGAGACGCGCGTGGCATCGGTGCCAGCGCCGACTGGAATGCCTTCGGCCAGCATACGAGCGATGGGCGGCGTGGCTTCGGCAGCCTTGGCGCCGTAACGGTCGACGAAGTATTCGCCCTGGAATGCCATGCGGTCCTGGATCGCGATGCCGCCACCCAAGGCTTTGACCCGTTCGATGTTCTGCGGGGTGATGGTTTCGGCGTGGTCGAAAAACCACGGCAAACCGTCGAACGGAATGTCGCGATTGACCTTCTCGAATACGTCGAGCATGCGGCTGATGGATTCGTTGTACGTGGCGTGCAATCGGAACGGCCAGCGCTGCTCAACCAGATGGCGGACCACCGGTTCCAGTTCCTGCTCCATGGTTTGCGGCAGGTCGGGGCGGGGCTCGAGGAAGTCTTCGAAGTCGGCCGCCGAGAACACCAGCATTTCCCCGGCACCGTTGTGCCGTAGAAAATCGTCGCCCTGACCGTAGTGGGAGGTGCTGGTCCAGTTTTTGAAGTCGGTTAGTTCTTCCTTGGGTTTCTGCGTG from Pseudomonas sp. ACM7 includes:
- a CDS encoding amidohydrolase, coding for MPDAPADLILYNGRLHTVDRKKPQASAVAIKDGRFVVVGSDAQAMALQGPGSQIIDLHGRTVIPGLNDSHLHLIRGGLNYNLELRWEGVPSLVDALRMLKDQADRTPTPQWVRVVGGWNEFQFAEKRLPTIDELNKAAPDTPVFVLHLYDRALLNRAALKVVGYTRDTPNPPGGEIQRDANGDPTGMLIARPNAMILYSTLAKGPKLPLEYQVNSTRQFMRELNRLGVTSAIDAGGGYQNYPDDYQVIQQLAKDQQLTVRIAYNLFTQKPKEELTDFKNWTSTSHYGQGDDFLRHNGAGEMLVFSAADFEDFLEPRPDLPQTMEQELEPVVRHLVEQRWPFRLHATYNESISRMLDVFEKVNRDIPFDGLPWFFDHAETITPQNIERVKALGGGIAIQDRMAFQGEYFVDRYGAKAAEATPPIARMLAEGIPVGAGTDATRVSSYNPWTSLYWLISGRTVGGLALYPQGLSRDTALELFTHGSAWFSSEQGKKGQIKVGQLADLIALSADYFHIEDEAVKWIESVLTIVDGKIVYGSVEFEKLGPPPVPVVPEWSPVAKVPGHWKPLAPLTAQVHQCVGACAVHAHRHERARLSSAPVSDFAGFWGAFGCSCFAF